A stretch of Pangasianodon hypophthalmus isolate fPanHyp1 chromosome 9, fPanHyp1.pri, whole genome shotgun sequence DNA encodes these proteins:
- the LOC113525256 gene encoding 4-galactosyl-N-acetylglucosaminide 3-alpha-L-fucosyltransferase 9-like: MGGFQHFLLLQVLLLGVTGVFYTYYKPNANSIPCQEVAVSKYKCPDKCSDKCHNALKGNFITRLTTTLKQLTPITKPVVLEENKENHDLDTVILIWSWPFGYKFKGESCSPLFGIKGCHFTDDRSQYDKAHGVMFHHRDIGGDLPNLLNTPRPPHQKWVWMNMESPDNSQRWTGLDGLFNLTANYRRDSDVWVPYGRITEASEKDKTFNIPPKDKLVCWIVSNWNPNFRRVKYFNELNKHIKIEVYGRHFNRSISNDDYISTLSSCKFYLSFENSIHKDYFTEKLFNPLKVGTVPVVLGPPRENYEDFIPADSFIHVDDFKSPQELAKHLTFLDQNQEVYEQFFTWRQHFTAARTIFGVEHACRICDYVKQYKGYRVFKNLNTWYWG, from the coding sequence ATGGGAGGTTTTCAGCATTTCCTGCTGTTGCAGGTTTTGCTTCTGGGAGTCACAGGAGTATTCTACACTTACTACAAGCCAAACGCAAACTCGATACCGTGCCAGGAGGTTGCAGTATCCAAATATAAATGCCCAGATAAATGCTCAGATAAATGCCACAATGCTCTCAAAGGGAACTTTATCACACGTTTAACCACCACCCTTAAACAACTAACACCAATTACCAAACCAGTTGTCCTGGAAGAAAATAAGGAAAATCATGACCTTGACACGGTCATATTAATCTGGTCATGGCCTTTTGGTTATAAGTTTAAAGGAGAATCCTGTAGTCCACTGTTTGGTATTAAAGGTTGTCACTTTACAGATGACAGAAGCCAGTATGACAAAGCCCATGGTGTTATGTTTCATCACAGAGATATCGGTGGTGATTTACCAAACCTGCTAAACACACCACGACCTCCACACCAGAAGTGGGTATGGATGAACATGGAGTCTCCTGATAATTCACAAAGATGGACTGGGCTAGATGGTTTATTCAATCTGACTGCAAATTATCGGAGAGATTCAGATGTCTGGGTGCCTTATGGGAGAATCACAGAAGCATCTGAGAAGGACAAAACCTTTAACATACCACCAAAGGATAAATTAGTGTGCTGGATTGTCAGTAACTGGAACCCCAACTTTAGGAGAGTGAAATATTTTAACGAActgaacaaacacataaaaatagAGGTTTATGGTAGACACTTTAACAGATCCATTAGCAACGATGATTATATAAGCACCTTGTCGAGCTGTAAATTCTACTTATCGTTCGAGAACTCCATCCATAAAGACTACTTCACAGAAAAGCTGTTTAACCCTCTGAAAGTCGGCACGGTTCCTGTGGTTCTCGGTCCACCCAGGGAGAACTACGAGGATTTCATTCCagcagattcattcattcatgtggaCGATTTCAAATCCCCTCAGGAACTGGCAAAACATCTCACATTTCTGGACCAGAACCAGGAAGTTTATGAACAGTTCTTCACCTGGAGACAACACTTTACTGCTGCTCGTACGATATTTGGTGTAGAACACGCCTGTCGCATATGTGATTATGTAAAACAATATAAGGGATACAGAGTGTTTAAAAATCTCAATACATGGTATTGGGGCTAG